In the Candidatus Kaelpia aquatica genome, one interval contains:
- a CDS encoding NAD+ synthase has translation MKSLRVAIAQTNPLVGDLKGNSQEIARCIKKAAINEPDIIVFPELALCGYPPEDLILKPHFRKDCKDAINKLIKNNSFKGLAFIGYVEESKNNIYNSIAIIKGKKIVANYRKICLPNYGVFDESRYFSKGKDSMVISLDGIKIAITICEDIWTDNSSCLRNIWSGVDAIINVSASPYHMGKFNQRKKLLERISKECKSKIIYVNQVGAQDELVFDGASMIVDNGSLEIMAKQFEEDVVFKDLNFEDIKKRRSLKSCSFIETNLNSNKKNPIIVKSKENPMGELEEVYSALLLGTKDYVLKNGFSKVVIGLSGGIDSALVATIARDALGAGSVLGVIMPSAYSSKSSVKDAQRLAANLGIKTMEIAIGDIYSSYLKTMKPFFKGLKFNKAEENIQARIRGNILMALSNKFGYLVLTTGNKSEVSVGYCTLYGDMAGGFAVIKDLTKTLAYKLAKRRNSLDKKPIIPLNIIKKAPSAELRPNQKDQDTLPPYNMLDDIILKYIEKDMSFDDIVKDGFSKKVVREVIKMIDSNEYKRRQSPPGIKITPKSFGKDRRMPITSGYKI, from the coding sequence ATGAAATCTTTAAGAGTCGCCATTGCACAGACTAATCCTTTAGTTGGAGATTTAAAGGGAAATAGTCAAGAGATAGCAAGATGCATAAAAAAGGCAGCTATTAATGAGCCTGACATTATAGTTTTTCCAGAGCTTGCTCTCTGCGGCTATCCTCCTGAAGATCTGATTCTAAAGCCTCACTTCAGAAAAGATTGTAAAGATGCTATTAATAAGCTAATTAAAAACAATAGTTTTAAAGGCCTAGCATTTATAGGTTATGTTGAAGAAAGCAAAAATAATATATATAACAGTATTGCCATAATAAAAGGTAAAAAAATAGTAGCGAATTATAGAAAGATCTGTTTGCCGAACTACGGGGTCTTTGATGAGAGCAGATACTTCTCTAAAGGTAAAGATTCTATGGTTATATCTCTAGATGGGATAAAGATTGCAATTACAATATGTGAGGATATCTGGACCGATAACAGTTCTTGCCTTAGAAATATTTGGAGTGGTGTAGATGCAATCATAAATGTTTCAGCCTCTCCGTATCATATGGGCAAGTTTAATCAACGCAAGAAGTTGCTTGAGAGAATATCTAAAGAATGTAAATCCAAAATTATATATGTTAATCAAGTTGGAGCTCAGGATGAGCTTGTCTTTGATGGTGCCAGCATGATTGTCGACAATGGGTCTTTGGAAATCATGGCTAAACAGTTTGAAGAAGACGTTGTCTTTAAAGATTTAAATTTTGAAGATATTAAGAAAAGAAGATCTTTAAAGAGCTGTAGTTTTATTGAGACAAATTTAAATTCAAATAAAAAGAATCCTATTATTGTAAAATCAAAAGAGAATCCTATGGGGGAATTAGAGGAGGTCTATTCAGCCCTTCTCTTAGGTACCAAGGATTATGTCCTAAAGAATGGTTTCTCAAAAGTTGTCATAGGCTTATCAGGCGGTATTGACTCTGCTTTAGTTGCGACAATAGCAAGAGATGCTCTTGGTGCAGGCTCTGTCTTGGGAGTAATAATGCCATCAGCATATTCGTCTAAATCTTCAGTTAAAGATGCACAAAGGTTAGCAGCGAATTTAGGAATCAAAACTATGGAGATTGCTATAGGCGATATCTATAGTTCTTACCTTAAAACTATGAAGCCATTTTTTAAAGGTTTAAAGTTCAATAAAGCTGAGGAGAATATTCAGGCCAGAATAAGAGGCAATATTTTAATGGCCCTATCTAATAAGTTTGGTTATTTAGTCTTGACTACTGGTAATAAATCGGAGGTATCTGTTGGCTACTGTACTCTTTATGGTGATATGGCTGGTGGCTTTGCTGTAATCAAGGATCTTACGAAGACTTTAGCGTATAAACTGGCTAAACGGAGAAATAGTTTAGATAAAAAGCCTATTATCCCATTAAATATCATAAAGAAGGCGCCTTCTGCGGAATTGCGACCTAATCAGAAAGACCAGGATACGCTCCCTCCCTATAATATGCTTGATGATATAATCTTAAAGTACATTGAGAAAGATATGAGTTTTGATGATATAGTCAAAGATGGATTTAGTAAAAAGGTTGTAAGAGAAGTAATAAAGATGATAGACAGCAATGAATATAAACGTCGTCAATCTCCACCTGGCATTAAGATTACACCTAAGTCTTTTGGTAAAGATAGGAGGATGCCTATAACTAGCGGGTATAAGATATAA
- the lpdA gene encoding dihydrolipoyl dehydrogenase, producing the protein MRNVKLAVIGAGPGGYQAALLAAVSGVETLLIEKSYLGGVCLNWGCIPTKYFLNQSEKYLQIKESKNFGLGEGSLSLDYKSLKKEKDSLVESLRGGIKFLLDKRGVDLIFKEARILSSNRILIKDGDSSEEIEASNIIVATGSRPKPLLGIEFDNKRVFSSDTILDLDYIPKSITIIGAGAIGVEFASHFSRLGSEVILVEAMDSILPNVERELSKVVESSLVKQGVKIYSSSKVVDLKKREESLEFNLSSGNRLSSQIALIAISRDPNVEVLDNTGIDLKDKFVAVNSNTESSLKGLYAIGDLIGGPMLAHSASYGAHIAVSNIIGIKKELDYSYIPNCIYTDPEIAYVGLEEAEAKEQGFKVKIAKFSFNALGKARAISKREGFIKLIADENSKTILGAGLVGSSVTELITELTMAIKFKIPYSELIDVVHPHPTLSEVIGEALAILNDKAIHYI; encoded by the coding sequence ATGAGAAATGTAAAGCTTGCGGTAATTGGCGCAGGACCCGGAGGTTATCAGGCTGCCCTCCTTGCCGCCGTTTCTGGAGTAGAGACTCTGCTAATAGAGAAGAGTTATCTTGGCGGAGTCTGTCTTAATTGGGGTTGCATTCCAACGAAGTATTTTCTAAATCAAAGCGAAAAGTATCTTCAAATAAAAGAGTCTAAAAACTTTGGATTAGGAGAAGGCTCCTTAAGTCTTGATTATAAGTCGCTTAAAAAAGAGAAAGACTCATTAGTAGAATCTTTGCGAGGCGGCATTAAGTTTCTGCTGGATAAAAGAGGTGTGGATTTAATATTTAAAGAGGCAAGGATCTTATCATCAAACCGTATTCTAATTAAAGATGGGGATAGTTCTGAAGAGATAGAAGCGAGTAATATAATAGTTGCAACAGGTTCACGGCCTAAGCCTCTTTTAGGTATAGAGTTTGACAATAAGAGAGTGTTTTCCTCTGATACAATATTAGATTTAGATTATATCCCAAAGTCAATTACGATAATAGGTGCCGGAGCAATTGGGGTTGAATTTGCTTCTCATTTTTCTCGCTTAGGCAGCGAGGTAATTTTAGTCGAAGCTATGGATAGCATCCTACCTAACGTTGAGCGTGAACTTTCAAAGGTTGTTGAGTCTAGTCTCGTTAAGCAGGGTGTTAAGATATATAGTTCTTCTAAAGTTGTTGATCTTAAAAAAAGAGAAGAGTCTTTAGAATTTAATCTTTCTTCGGGGAATAGATTGTCATCACAAATTGCACTTATTGCTATATCTAGAGATCCCAACGTAGAAGTTTTAGATAATACCGGCATTGATTTAAAAGATAAGTTCGTCGCTGTTAACTCTAATACAGAGTCATCTCTTAAAGGTCTTTATGCTATAGGGGATTTAATTGGCGGGCCTATGTTAGCTCATAGTGCAAGCTATGGGGCTCATATTGCAGTCTCAAATATAATTGGAATCAAAAAAGAACTAGACTATTCCTATATTCCTAATTGTATCTATACAGACCCAGAGATTGCTTACGTAGGTTTAGAAGAGGCAGAGGCTAAAGAGCAGGGCTTTAAAGTAAAGATTGCAAAATTTTCTTTTAATGCTCTAGGTAAAGCAAGGGCGATATCAAAGAGAGAAGGTTTTATTAAATTAATTGCAGATGAGAATAGCAAGACGATATTGGGGGCAGGGCTTGTCGGCTCTTCTGTTACAGAACTAATAACAGAGCTGACTATGGCTATAAAGTTCAAAATTCCTTACTCTGAGCTTATAGATGTTGTGCATCCGCATCCTACATTAAGTGAGGTTATCGGAGAAGCTTTGGCGATTTTAAATGACAAAGCTATACATTACATATAG
- a CDS encoding aminopeptidase has product MKNVALLNNVLFNSMGLKRGESLLFITDRLLYPIADLFYGISLKLGPESLFVKIPDMEVDGQEPSSAVAKILKTADVALLMTSKSLSHTRARREASKSGVRIASMPGISYEVAMRSLSLDYREIKRLVKMISDKLSKAKMVRVLTSKGTDISFSIESRIGLGDYGIYKNKGDFGNLPAGEAFIAPLEGSANGVIVIDGSIAGLGRLSKDVKVWIERGRLIKSKPSKFMNSISSFGDKALNLAEFGIGLNPEAKVTGNVLEDEKVLNTAHFAFGTNKSFGGKVDAGIHIDAVFFDPKIYLDSKRLNLS; this is encoded by the coding sequence ATGAAAAACGTTGCTCTCTTAAATAATGTATTGTTTAACTCCATGGGGCTTAAGAGAGGAGAGAGCCTTCTCTTTATAACAGATAGATTGCTTTATCCAATAGCCGATCTCTTCTACGGTATCTCTTTAAAGTTAGGACCTGAATCTCTCTTCGTTAAAATACCCGATATGGAAGTAGATGGCCAAGAGCCTTCCTCTGCGGTGGCTAAAATCCTTAAGACTGCAGATGTTGCTTTACTTATGACCTCAAAATCACTCTCGCATACTAGAGCTAGAAGAGAGGCTTCTAAATCAGGGGTTAGAATTGCTTCTATGCCTGGGATAAGCTATGAAGTTGCAATGCGTAGTTTAAGTCTGGACTATAGGGAGATTAAACGTCTAGTCAAAATGATTTCTGACAAACTCTCTAAAGCCAAAATGGTCAGGGTTCTAACATCTAAAGGTACCGATATCTCTTTTTCAATAGAGAGTAGAATTGGCCTTGGAGATTACGGTATTTATAAAAATAAGGGTGACTTCGGCAATCTTCCTGCAGGCGAAGCTTTTATAGCACCTCTTGAAGGTTCAGCTAATGGTGTTATTGTTATAGATGGTTCAATTGCTGGCCTTGGCAGGTTAAGCAAAGATGTAAAGGTCTGGATTGAGAGAGGTAGACTTATCAAGAGTAAGCCTAGCAAGTTTATGAATTCTATATCTAGTTTTGGTGATAAAGCTTTAAATTTAGCAGAGTTTGGAATAGGTTTAAATCCAGAAGCTAAAGTAACAGGCAATGTATTAGAAGATGAGAAGGTTCTCAATACAGCTCACTTTGCTTTTGGAACCAATAAGAGTTTTGGCGGTAAAGTGGATGCCGGGATACATATTGATGCTGTTTTCTTTGATCCTAAGATATATTTAGATTCCAAGAGATTAAACTTATCTTAG
- a CDS encoding BatD family protein — protein MKYFLILLLLVTSSLYAQEFSIEYSIDRESISLGEVLKYKILIAGDLKATPTLNIPKLQDFNIISNRKTSKFNTSTGDAVSSVEFIFMLAPLKEGSLEISGFKVEAGGIKYDVETVEIKVGKSKNNNLSEKYSDSLESKNSKN, from the coding sequence ATGAAGTATTTTTTGATTCTTTTGCTTTTGGTAACCAGCAGTCTTTATGCTCAAGAGTTCTCTATAGAATATTCCATAGATCGAGAGAGTATATCTTTGGGTGAGGTTTTAAAGTATAAGATTTTAATAGCAGGAGACTTAAAAGCAACGCCGACTTTAAATATTCCTAAGCTTCAAGATTTTAATATTATCTCTAACAGAAAGACGAGCAAGTTCAATACCTCTACTGGAGATGCGGTCTCTTCTGTAGAATTTATCTTCATGCTTGCCCCGCTTAAAGAAGGGTCTCTTGAAATATCCGGATTTAAAGTAGAAGCAGGGGGCATAAAATATGATGTTGAAACTGTAGAGATAAAGGTTGGTAAGAGTAAAAATAATAATTTATCTGAAAAATATAGCGATAGTTTAGAGAGTAAAAATAGTAAAAATTAG
- a CDS encoding bifunctional 5,10-methylenetetrahydrofolate dehydrogenase/5,10-methenyltetrahydrofolate cyclohydrolase produces the protein MNNIIDGKNIALVLTEGLKKEFFLLEESYGVKARMAAFCFSSDSASDIYVKAQSKLAAYLGVEYQIFKLGQDFSLANLKQKLSSLNSDSNLDGIMIMQPLADSLDCRSLLLDIDPVKDIEGIHPMNLGDLISSNPALIPPTAAAIMNILDSCVEDYVGSEVVVIGHSHIVGKPLAMLLADKLATVTLCHIGTSKVKRLKAHVERADVLIVAVGKPGLIKGEWIKEGAIVIDVGINKVGTNIVGDVEFEEAKKRASYITPVPAGVGPVTTVMLMRNLLLALKKRRNIRI, from the coding sequence ATGAATAATATAATAGATGGTAAAAACATAGCCTTGGTTTTGACCGAAGGTTTAAAAAAGGAATTCTTCTTGTTAGAGGAATCTTATGGCGTTAAAGCAAGGATGGCAGCTTTCTGTTTCAGTAGTGATTCAGCTTCGGATATATATGTAAAGGCTCAATCTAAACTAGCAGCTTATTTAGGAGTTGAATATCAGATCTTTAAATTGGGCCAAGATTTCAGTCTGGCTAATTTAAAGCAGAAGCTCTCCAGCTTAAACAGCGATTCTAATTTAGACGGTATTATGATTATGCAGCCTCTGGCGGATTCTCTTGATTGCAGGTCATTGCTTTTGGATATAGATCCAGTTAAAGATATTGAAGGAATTCACCCTATGAATCTCGGTGATCTTATCTCTTCTAATCCAGCATTGATACCACCTACAGCTGCAGCTATTATGAATATTTTAGATAGCTGCGTTGAAGACTATGTTGGTTCTGAAGTTGTAGTAATTGGACATAGCCATATAGTTGGTAAGCCATTGGCCATGCTGCTTGCGGACAAGCTTGCAACCGTCACTCTTTGTCATATTGGTACCTCAAAGGTCAAGAGGTTAAAAGCTCATGTTGAAAGAGCAGATGTTCTCATTGTGGCTGTTGGTAAGCCTGGGCTTATAAAAGGTGAATGGATAAAAGAGGGTGCTATTGTTATAGATGTAGGCATAAATAAGGTCGGCACTAATATTGTGGGAGATGTTGAGTTTGAGGAAGCTAAAAAGAGGGCTAGCTATATTACTCCTGTCCCTGCTGGTGTAGGTCCAGTCACAACAGTTATGCTGATGAGGAATCTATTGCTGGCTCTTAAGAAGAGACGTAATATTAGAATCTAA
- a CDS encoding cyclodeaminase/cyclohydrolase family protein, with amino-acid sequence MDRLIDSSLKEYLVGVGEKIPAPGGGSVTAAVLCCGVSLYKKCLLYSFNNFEKEDLKNIELFLNQATEKTLALIDRDREVYLRLNDLIKDKSANRDEMQKAYCEAASVPLDMIRVAVAALDLINRSASKIKKTFVSDLIAAVSFLEAAFNSALIFVEINLKSIDMSLKEFSGFDEKEIARAREDFKRIRMEIENE; translated from the coding sequence ATGGATAGATTAATAGACAGCAGCTTAAAGGAGTATCTGGTTGGTGTAGGAGAGAAGATCCCAGCTCCAGGCGGAGGCAGCGTTACTGCTGCTGTACTCTGCTGCGGGGTATCTCTGTATAAGAAATGTCTGTTGTATAGTTTTAATAATTTCGAAAAAGAAGATCTTAAAAATATAGAGCTGTTCCTAAATCAAGCCACAGAAAAGACTTTAGCTCTAATCGATAGAGATAGAGAGGTCTATTTGAGATTAAATGATTTGATTAAAGATAAATCAGCTAATAGAGACGAGATGCAGAAGGCTTATTGTGAGGCAGCATCTGTTCCCCTTGATATGATCAGAGTAGCCGTAGCTGCCCTTGATCTAATAAATAGATCTGCAAGTAAGATTAAAAAGACGTTTGTTTCGGATCTTATAGCTGCGGTCAGTTTTTTAGAGGCAGCATTTAATTCTGCTTTAATTTTCGTTGAAATAAATTTAAAATCTATTGATATGAGTCTTAAGGAATTTTCAGGTTTTGATGAAAAGGAGATTGCAAGAGCAAGGGAAGATTTTAAAAGAATCAGGATGGAGATAGAGAATGAATAA